Genomic DNA from Kluyveromyces lactis strain NRRL Y-1140 chromosome C complete sequence:
TGGGGTCAAAGACACCAGAGTTAGTAGTCGAGTAATAGAGTCCCTTCAGAAAGGACGAAATCAGGGGAAAGACAGGTCATCAATCTGCCTCATAATTTGCTATTCTGTTCCAGCTGCCTATTTGTACAAGCcagcaccaccaccacaACAACCGCCACCTTGGGCCGCCAGTGTCTTTTTAGTAGTCTTGATAGTTTCGTTGTCACCCAATTCAGTGTCCTTATGGATGTTCAAGTGATATTTGTCATCCTTAGTCCTCTTACCTTGAACGACATTTTGTCTTAGAAACTGTGCAACATCGTTCATAAGCTTGATCTGTTGATCAGGTGGAAGCTCTGGATTTGGTGGATTGACCATGCTTTCTCTCATCTGTTGTCTTGCTGCCATTAGCATGCGCAAGTCTCCTTTAAAAGCAACGCGGGCGGCTCTCAACCCGTTTCTGTAAGCTCCGAGCGCTTGAGACATCTCGTGTTTAATATATAAGGATCTAGGTGACTTAGTTTGAAGCTTTACTATACggttttctttgtcttaTGAGACTCTTCTCTGTCTAGTTATCACAGTTGATATTCGCCATTCtcatttatatatatatttttttttgttcatattgaagaaaaaagaaaactgcATAATATAGTAAACTGTCGCCAGAGAATGTTACAAACGACGGAACCAACAATCAGCCGAGTGTAGCAACATCTGCGGTACTTGATGGATTGTCCCATTAAGGTTACTTTCTAATGCTTGCGCGTGTGTCTGTATTTATGTATGAGTTCATGTGTAAATTTCTTGTAAGAAGAATGGTAAGATATATGAGATAAAGTATTGGCATATCTCTTCATCTTATGAAGACAAAGCTCGAGTGATGCATACCAGTATGCATGAAAACATAAGATCCGAGGATGGCTCTGAAATGACAGATGGAGCCTAAAACCACCATTatatgaaatatttgatgtGAGTGTCCGACGAAATCAAATTTCCCAGGCGCTAACACTTCTGGGAACCTGAACCCGTAAATCACTGCACCGGCAATATAGAACATCGCTTCTAACAAAACATACTTCAATTGAACTCTGCGAATGGCCTCATATGCACCAAATTTCCAAAACCCAGTAACAATTGGAACTATCCCACTCAAACCGAATGTCACGTAAAACATTGCTCTGAAGGGTCTAAAAGTCTTTGAGTTAAATTTGTCGTGTAGTGCAAACACAGTGCAGATAGTTCCCAGAATAACGGTGAATACGGTGAAACatttgaaatggaaaatgtGGTCGTGGAATCCATAGTATAACAATGAGATAATGGAACACGTAATCATAATAATGATTCCCATGTAGTCCACTTTAGACCAGATATGACAATGCGATTCGGAGTGCTGCTTTAAGCAATGGAAAAAGCTGCTGCATCCTAAGCACAGCACCGAACCCAATAGGAAGAAATGGATCATAACACTTTGCATCATAGTAGAGTTTGGAAATTGAGGGACGAGAAACATATCTGCTAATCCAACAAGGAGCACCAAATACGTAATAGTCGGGACCAAATGAGAGTAAATGTTTATCGATTCATTATGGAATAAGAATAACGATTTGACACATTCCTTTACACTTTTAGTTTCACGGATATACCCTGTAATAATCTTATCATTGTCTTGTTGCCATTCAGGAAGTTCACTATATCTGTATAACCTTTTTATCGTGCTTGAAATTGCAACAGGAGTTAACTGCTCTAATTTTTCAGAAATAGATCTCCTGTGTCTGATAGTCGTAGTAGCACTCATACTTGTCTTCACACAATTAATATATCACTGGTTGTTGGCAGCACTATGTATACATAAACTTCCCGCAACCTTAGAGTCTTTGTTTTTACTgaagaataataaaattGTCTCAAATCcagctcatctcatctcatgATATTTATTTAAGGTGCGAAAActtcatttttcaacagttttcattttattaACCGTTAAGTTTCTTAAAAAATGCATATAAATACGTACTACCGAGAGGGCATTATACGAAAATCCTAACAGTAGTAACCACTAATCCTACTCTTGATAATCACCTTCACGACTATgatcctttttttttttcacaCTCAAAGTTTTCTTGTACCTGAGTCTATTGATGTGTCTATGAATTTATATTAGTTCAAGTAATCTCAACACATTTGTTGAGCCCTTGCACTTTCGATTGTACAGCAAAGATTGATTCTTATGATCATCTCCATTTTTACAACCGGTTGGTTGAAGTACTTTCGTAGTAGTTAGTTTCATGGAACGATTCTGCCTTGTAGATACTTCACTGCTTTTATAACTATTTGCAAAAGTCTCGTTTTTATGTCCCTTTATCTTGTGCcaaaatcttttgaatttggtcCTCCGATGATTAAAATTGTCATTCAGAGAATCGTCACTATTGTGATAATATTTCTTAAAATCTCTGTATTTGTAAGTAGATGACTGCTTGTAGTCATCCAAGAGATTACCTCTACAAGGAGGGACCTTCCACGCCATTGATGAGATATCCGGAGTCAATGGTGAAATTGGTGAATTTATAGGACTGGATTTATACCTGTTCACCTTTAACAAGGAATCGAGTACAAAACTATCCGTGCACCATTCCTTTAAGTTATCAGGTGAAAGGTCTTTGAACCCCTGTGATTTGctccatttcttcaatttgctCTTGAATTTGATCCCATGGACGTATGCCTCTAAATCTGGCAACATGAAGACATTGTAAGAGGTTGCGTGTGCCATTTTTTTATGAGTATTTGGAGACTGTATATGAtgatattcaattggaaCTGGCAAGAATAACAAAAGATTTCTGTCTTGTAATTATTTATAATAGTATATTTCTTATGTTATGCTCGATGGATCCCAGAGATAATGTCATTTATAAATGCTTGACATGCAAGTATATTCAATGACACATATGACGAACAATAACATCATCGTTAATTACTTTGTGTTCGGAAAGTAACTTGCTCGACGATCCTAGCGCTAGGTGTCGACATTCTCTGCATCTAGACGACAAGAAGCGAAAACAAACATCCACTTGTGCTTCACATGACAGTTGAAGCTCCACACATGACGAGAGTTTACGGATATACGTCCGTATTGAGACGCAAAtatatatcacgtgaccacTAGATGTTACTTTAATAAATATGAACATTTGGAATTTACTTAACATTAACATTCAAAGCAAGAGAAAATACgtggagaagaagagaggaaagaaagaacgACAATCAAGTCTAGAAGCAATTGTGATAGATATACCCATTAGTGAATAAGGTATTGAGTTGCTAGGAATATTAAAATCCCCTGATTTTTGAATCgtccttttttttgtctgGCTTGTCTTCTTTTAGCAATTGAAGTTCTTCATATTTTAAGGTTTGATGGTTGAAGCATCTCCTTTTTTTGCATTGTAAACATACCCTTAAGCGAATATCAACTAACAGCGTTTTGgtatcaaatatttctttgttcaatatcgaAATTTGTTGCTTTGCATTTGTACTGATAAAAATACCATTCTAAGAGTTTCATCAATATGTCTTCTGAAGATTCTTTTAACAAACCCATTATACCTACGTCAGGATCTGCCAGATCTGTTATGCATAGACCAACGCCACCTCCAATTCCGATGGAACTATCACATCCTCCTCTACCCACTATCAGAACGACAGATGATTTATCTAACCTCTCAGAAATGAAGCCATTTGGGAAGCCGAATCCTCCTGTTTTAACTAAAGCATTAACAGACGTTGACAATTTTATCTCTTTGGATCCGAAGTATTTGAACAGAAGAAACGACTCTCTGTCTTCAGTCGAAACAATTGATTCCACGCGAGATGATAACATTTCAATACCTAAGGAATTACCCATTAGCGAATCAATGCAGCGTAGGCAGAAGGAATGGGCAGATCGTGGTGCTGCAATGATAGTGAAGGATGTTCCGGATAAGCAAACAGGGAAAATCACAAAGCAAGTCATCAAAAAGGGGattaatgatttcaaatttggaGAAACGTTAGGTGATGGATCTTATTCAACAGTGCTGCTTGcaacttcaattgaaagtaataaaaaatatgcggtcaaaattttgaataaagaatACCTCATCAAACAGAAAAAGGTAAAATACgttaatattgaaaagaataccTTGCAGAGGTTGAAGAATACCAAAGGAATCATCTCTTTATATTTTACCTTCCAGGATGAATCCTCTCTATACTTTTTGTTGGAATATGCACCAAATGGCGATTTATTATCTCTTATGAGAAAGCATGGTTCAgtcaatgaaaaatgtaCACAGTACTATGCAGCACAAATAATCGATGCATTAGGTTTCATGCATGACAAGGGAGTTATACATAGAGACTTGAAACCAGAAAATATCTTGTTAGACGTTGATATGAAAGTCAAGTTAACTGATTTTGGTACTGCAAGGCTTCTAGATAGTACTTCGGAGGATGACCTTAAGTACGATCTGTTGACAAGATCTAACTCCTTTGTTGGCACAGCAGAATATGTATCACCAGAATTGTTGAATGATAACTACGTTGATTTTAGGTGTGACATTTGGGCATTTGGTTGCATTCTTTTCCAAATGATAGCCGGGAAACCGCCATTTAAGGCGAACAATGAATATTTGACATTCCAGAAGGTAATGAAAGTTCAATTTGCTTTTACCGCTGGCTTCCCAATGACTGTGAGAGATTTGGTGAAAAATATTCTAATTAAAAACCCAGAAAGAAGATTGCTGATCAATCAAATTAAAGCTCACCAGTTTTTCGCCGATGTAAACTTCGGTAACGGCTCAGTTTGGGATAAAGACCCCCCAGAACTTGGTCCATACAAGGTTTCCGCCCGTGCTTTGCAATCCTCGGTACCGAAGGTGGCCTCGTCTCCGGCTATTAATCCAATTCATGAACCTGTTCGACAAAGCTCAGTATCACCGAAGATAACCCCTAAAAACACGACAACAGCACAAAGGCCAAATGGTGACACGACATCCACCACAACAAAACGTGAGTTAGACCCTAGAACACAGCGGATTTTGAATAATgttaaaaaagaaatttctcAGCGGAACCACAGACGGGCTGCCCTTAAACCATCACAACAATACTCCGGCTCTCCAAGCCAAGGTGATATCACTCCTAATCCtgcaacagcagcagcagcagctcTTCAGCAAATTAAGCAACCATTAAATGAAACGACAGcaaaatcttcaacttcttctgcGGGTTCTGGAAGAAGTCAAAGGAAACCTAGTGGCTCCAACCGCAGTGCAAGTacaaattcatcatcatccaaGTCTGCTCCTCCTTCATCGTCTTCTAATATCAGAAAAATATCGTCCGATTTATCTCCAATGAGTAAATTAGATATAATGTGGTCGTACTACttaaaaaatatacaagAACGTGTGATAAAGATGGGGGAGATCAATGTTACCACGCTCAAAAACCAAAGTCTTGAAGCGAAGATTAGCAAGTCAAAGCTCTCCCTCTTAGATGCAGACGGAAGGGTgcagaaaaaaaatactcTACTGACTCAAGTTGTTAGAGGAGGCGGAAATGTAACTGGCTTTCGTCAAGAGAACTCAAACTTGGTTGAGCATGACTTTTATAGTGAGTATCTGATTGATCCTGAAAATGTTGAAGCGAGCTATCGTAAGCAATCTGGCGCAGATGAGGCTTCGCATGAGGGTATgtcaaaattgaaacatttcttttcaaaggcACCTGATGCACCTGCAGAATTTATCGCACAATCAGAATATATTAAAAGAATGTGTGTAATAACGACATTCGGAAGGTGCCTTTTATTTGCtagaaaaaacaaaattaatcaaaattcaaacctttTCTATGATCTAGAATATGAGATAGATTTGTCACAGTTAGGTGTTCGCATAAAGGAGGTTGTACCAGAGAAGAAGACAAGTTCGAAAGATATCTTCGTTGTACAGACGCCATTCAAAACATTTGTATTTCAAACGGACGAATCAGATACCCTGGTATGGTTGCATTCCCTAACTTCAGCGATTAAAAgcaaaaatgaaagattcaCTAATAATGAAACATCAATCAATCCCATTGCTAACAAAGCGGCATTACTAGCTGAGCAGGAAGCCGAAACACAACTTAATGGGTATAAAACTACAAAAACTCCTTTCCTCACTAAAAGAAGGTCCAGTTTTACCTCACAGAgacaaaaacaaaacaataacGGGAAGCTGGGTACAAGACCAATATCAAGTGGATCTAGAATGCTTTCCCGGAGCGAGCAAATCTTTAGAACAAACAAATGATCAAAATTCTAGTAAGAGTCATAGCTCAATGCTCTAGAGAAGTTTGATGGGCACTTTCTAAATGTACGGTACTCTGAACTGCATTTGCTGATTGAAATTACAATGGATATCTGTATACGTttatatattgaaaaagtaCTAGAATTATTTAGAAAGAAACCTCCCAGATGGCCTCTGGGCCTAGTTCGTCATACTTCTCCCTTGTGACATAGAATGAATTGTTAGAATGCCCAAACACTTGCTTTGTTAAGATCTGGGCGCCTAAGAAGGTAATATCAGCGAAACCAATCTTCTTCCATTCCGAGAAATATTCAGGGAACTTTGGTGTCATGATGGTAGTTGGTGGCTGCACATATTCAATCTGATTTAAGATTGGAGCAGTGGAAACCTTCccaattttcttctgtttaGAATCTAATTTAGCCGCAGCATCCACCTCTCTTTTATACAGTTCCTCTTCTGGTTCACTAACTATATGGTCTTTTAGCAGCTGTGATAGAAGAGCTTCCCTGAACCCTTTTATATGTGATGTCCCTCCAACAATAATGACATTTTCCCACATTGCTTTAAGCTTGGTTATGTCATCAATCTGGCTCATTGCTTGTCCTACAGCTTTCGAGACATCCTTCAACAGATCTTCATAGCCTGTGAATCTCTGCCTGCTTACAGTAATACGATTACCATCAGTATCAAAGAAGTCATTTGTCTCTAATTTGCTGTTGTccagtttttctttgtttttgtttcgtTCGCGCTCTTCTAGAATTTCTCGAGTATCACGCCCACTAGTAACAATTGTAGCCACATCTAAAGTaccttcttcgtcatcttcgtTGTCGATAGCGTATTGATCCATGATATCTTGGGACAAAATTTCGTATATATCCGACCTTTTTAAATCCTCAATTTGGGACTCGGTGAGATTTGGTAAAGCTCTCTGTAGATTCTTATTTATCGAGTTTCCACCGGAAGTAATCTGTCTTAT
This window encodes:
- the MZM1 gene encoding Mzm1p (similar to uniprot|Q03429 YDR493W Saccharomyces cerevisiae YDR493W FMP36), translating into MSQALGAYRNGLRAARVAFKGDLRMLMAARQQMRESMVNPPNPELPPDQQIKLMNDVAQFLRQNVVQGKRTKDDKYHLNIHKDTELGDNETIKTTKKTLAAQGGGCCGGGAGLYK
- the IZH1 gene encoding PAQR-type receptor (similar to uniprot|Q6Q557 Saccharomyces cerevisiae YDR492W IZH1 Membrane protein involved in zinc metabolism member of the four-protein IZH family transcription is regulated directly by Zap1p expression induced by zinc deficiency and fatty acids deletion increases sensitivity to elevated zinc), coding for MSATTTIRHRRSISEKLEQLTPVAISSTIKRLYRYSELPEWQQDNDKIITGYIRETKSVKECVKSLFLFHNESINIYSHLVPTITYLVLLVGLADMFLVPQFPNSTMMQSVMIHFFLLGSVLCLGCSSFFHCLKQHSESHCHIWSKVDYMGIIIMITCSIISLLYYGFHDHIFHFKCFTVFTVILGTICTVFALHDKFNSKTFRPFRAMFYVTFGLSGIVPIVTGFWKFGAYEAIRRVQLKYVLLEAMFYIAGAVIYGFRFPEVLAPGKFDFVGHSHQIFHIMVVLGSICHFRAILGSYVFMHTGMHHSSFVFIR
- a CDS encoding uncharacterized protein (no similarity), with amino-acid sequence MAHATSYNVFMLPDLEAYVHGIKFKSKLKKWSKSQGFKDLSPDNLKEWCTDSFVLDSLLKVNRYKSSPINSPISPLTPDISSMAWKVPPCRGNLLDDYKQSSTYKYRDFKKYYHNSDDSLNDNFNHRRTKFKRFWHKIKGHKNETFANSYKSSEVSTRQNRSMKLTTTKVLQPTGCKNGDDHKNQSLLYNRKCKGSTNVLRLLELI
- the PKH1 gene encoding serine/threonine protein kinase PKH1 (similar to uniprot|Q12236 YOL100W Saccharomyces cerevisiae YOL100W PKH2 Serine/threonine protein kinase involved in sphingolipid-mediated signaling pathway that controls endocytosis); this encodes MSSEDSFNKPIIPTSGSARSVMHRPTPPPIPMELSHPPLPTIRTTDDLSNLSEMKPFGKPNPPVLTKALTDVDNFISLDPKYLNRRNDSLSSVETIDSTRDDNISIPKELPISESMQRRQKEWADRGAAMIVKDVPDKQTGKITKQVIKKGINDFKFGETLGDGSYSTVLLATSIESNKKYAVKILNKEYLIKQKKVKYVNIEKNTLQRLKNTKGIISLYFTFQDESSLYFLLEYAPNGDLLSLMRKHGSVNEKCTQYYAAQIIDALGFMHDKGVIHRDLKPENILLDVDMKVKLTDFGTARLLDSTSEDDLKYDLLTRSNSFVGTAEYVSPELLNDNYVDFRCDIWAFGCILFQMIAGKPPFKANNEYLTFQKVMKVQFAFTAGFPMTVRDLVKNILIKNPERRLLINQIKAHQFFADVNFGNGSVWDKDPPELGPYKVSARALQSSVPKVASSPAINPIHEPVRQSSVSPKITPKNTTTAQRPNGDTTSTTTKRELDPRTQRILNNVKKEISQRNHRRAALKPSQQYSGSPSQGDITPNPATAAAAALQQIKQPLNETTAKSSTSSAGSGRSQRKPSGSNRSASTNSSSSKSAPPSSSSNIRKISSDLSPMSKLDIMWSYYLKNIQERVIKMGEINVTTLKNQSLEAKISKSKLSLLDADGRVQKKNTLLTQVVRGGGNVTGFRQENSNLVEHDFYSEYLIDPENVEASYRKQSGADEASHEGMSKLKHFFSKAPDAPAEFIAQSEYIKRMCVITTFGRCLLFARKNKINQNSNLFYDLEYEIDLSQLGVRIKEVVPEKKTSSKDIFVVQTPFKTFVFQTDESDTLVWLHSLTSAIKSKNERFTNNETSINPIANKAALLAEQEAETQLNGYKTTKTPFLTKRRSSFTSQRQKQNNNGKLGTRPISSGSRMLSRSEQIFRTNK
- the ARP9 gene encoding Arp9p (similar to uniprot|Q05123 Saccharomyces cerevisiae YMR033W ARP9 Actin-related protein involved in transcriptional regulation; subunit of the chromatin remodeling Snf/Swi complex), producing MAPLRQDSYFIIYPGSNRTLVQFGIGEDTLQPPSISIPTKVYRDANGNFTSSVTDVVICPIVKGSIVDIDAFQYFLKLIYKSVLKQESDDSPIAWDTALSNIPFLLISHYSWTQFQQELLCRTAFEAMKLKHFVILPSSLANSFAYGSLQNCLIIDIGKFHTDVVPIMDYTPLTCFIRQITSGGNSINKNLQRALPNLTESQIEDLKRSDIYEILSQDIMDQYAIDNEDDEEGTLDVATIVTSGRDTREILEERERNKNKEKLDNSKLETNDFFDTDGNRITVSRQRFTGYEDLLKDVSKAVGQAMSQIDDITKLKAMWENVIIVGGTSHIKGFREALLSQLLKDHIVSEPEEELYKREVDAAAKLDSKQKKIGKVSTAPILNQIEYVQPPTTIMTPKFPEYFSEWKKIGFADITFLGAQILTKQVFGHSNNSFYVTREKYDELGPEAIWEVSF